The genomic stretch GGCAACTGTGCTGACTTTTGCTCTACCGGCACGATTACCAAGAAGGATCTGCTGTCACCCATCCTTAACGAAGAAACACGCAAGGTGCGCACCACCTGTCCCTATTGCGGGGCCGGTTGTCAGATGCAGCTCAAGGTCAAGGGCGACACCATCATGGAGGCCACCTCGGAGTCGCATTTGGCTCCCAACTATGGAGCCCTCTGCGTCAAGGGTCGTTTTGCCTTTAACTTTGCTCAGGATAAAAAACGCCTGACCACCCCGCTGGTTCGCCGTGACGGCAAGCTGGTGGAAGCCACCTGGGACGAGGCCTATGATGTTATTGCCGAGCGGCTGACCAAGGTCAAGAAGGAGCACGGGTCGGATTCCATTGCCGGATTCTCCTGTGCCAGAGCAACCAACGAGGAAAATTTCCTCATGCAGAAGTTTATGCGTACGGTGATCGGGACGAATAATATTGATCATTGTGCCCGGCTCTGACACGCACCCACGGTGGCCAGTCTGGCCATCACCTTCGGTTCCGGCGCAATGACCAACTCCATTGCCGATGTCGTTAACAATAAAACAGATCTCTTTTTCATGATCGGGTCTAATCCAGACACCAGTCATCCCACCATCGGCCTGCGTATTCATCAGGCCTTGGATAAAGGGGATGCGAAATTGGTGGTGATTGATCCGCGCAGGACTAAGCTGGCAGAACGGGCCGATCTCTGGCTGCGGATTCAGCCGGGAACCGACGTGGCCCTGCTCAACGGCTTGATGCATATTATCCTGAAAGAAGATCTTTGGGATAAAAAATTCGTTGCTGATCGCACAGAGGATTTTGAGGAGATGCAGGAGATGGCGGAGAAATATCCGCCGGAGCTGGTTTCCGAAATCACCGGTCTGCCGATCAGCCAACTGGAGCAGGCGGCCCGTATGTATGCGGCTCCGGGACGCAATGCGATCTACCACGGTATGGGTATCACCCATTATCACACCGGTACGGATCGGGTCAAATCCATTGCTAATATGGCCATGCTCTGCGGCAAGGTCGGGGTTGAAGGCGGCGGCTGTAATCCGCTGCGCGGTCAGAATAATGTCCAGGGTGCCTGTGATATGGGAGCCCTGTTCAATACCCTGCCCGGCTATGGCAGTCTGAGCAACAACGATCTGCTTGATAAGTACGAAGAACGCTGGGGGGTGAAGATGCCCCGGCATCCCGGTAAGCCTGCCACCGAGGTCTGGGATAATATCCTTCAGGATGAGATCCGGGCACTCTACGTGTTTGGTGAAGATCCGGCCATTGCCGATGCCAATATCGGTCATGTCCATAAGGCCCTCGACCATCTGGAGTTCCTTATTGTTCAGGATCTTTTTCTCAATGACACGGCCAAGGCAGCGGACGTGGTTCTGCCTGCGGCTTGTTTTGCCGAGAAAGACGGTACCTTTACCTCCACGGAACGTCGGGTACAGCGGGTACGCAAGGCGGTTAATCCTCCGGGGCAGGCTAAGCCGGACTGGCAGATCATCAGCGAGTTGGCCGAACGGATGGGTTACTCCATGGGCATAGCAGGTCCGGAAGATGTCTTTAATGAAGTCTGCGAACTTTTACCTCAGTACAAGGGTCTTTCCTACGCCCGCATTGAGGATGTCGGTCTGCAATGGCCGGTTCCCGATACTGAGCATCCGGGAACCCCAGTCCTACACACTGAGTCCTTTACTCGCGGTAAGGGGCTGTTTGTCCCGGAAGAGTACATGGCACCCAAGGAGCCGGTGGACGACGAGTATCCTATGCTCTTCACCACGGGCCGCCATTATGCCCGTTATAATTTCAGCAATATGACTGGCAAGACCGAGGAGATTGATGATATCGCACCTGAGGCCTTGGCCGAAGTCAATCCTGTTGATGCCGAGCGTATGGGTATTAATTCGGGCGATATGTTACGACTTGCCTCCCGTCGCGGAACGGTGGATATCAAGGCGGAGATCACCGAGCGGAGCCAGCCCGGTACTATCTTCACTACCTATAATTATGAGGAGACACCGGTTAACTTCCTGACTCTGGATGCGCTGGATAGGCTTTCTCGGACACCGGAGTATAAACTTTGTGCTATTAAGATTGAGGTTTTGGGGTGATTATTGGATGGAAATGAGCTACTGAGGGTTACTCAGTAGAGTATGGAAAAGGGGCGTGCCTTCGGGTTCGCCCTTTTTTTATATTGTGATTGCGCGATAGGATTCGAACCTGTGACCCCGACCGGTAACCCGTATGGCTACGGGGTTTGGTTTTGGCCTGTGATACCGGGGTGGGTACATTTCATCCTGTCTATAGTTTTTTTATTTCTTTTAATATTACAATATGGTAGTTCTTTTGTTTTAATTGTCGAAATACTCCTGACTGTTATTGTTCCCAGGGTACCCTAAAAACAACGAGTTAGTTTGAAAGTTTATTTTTGAAAAAAAAAGCGAAATATAGGAGAATTTTAATGAAGAGCAGAAAAAGCATTAAAGCACTTGGATGTATCTTTTTGATAATATTTTTGTTTTCAAACGGATACGCTTCTCAAGAAACAAATCAAGATTTATTTGTAGAATTATACAAACATGTCTATTTATGCCCTGAGGAAATTCCAGAAGATGTAACTACGATTAAAGAAAGCTGTACACAGCGTTTTGATGATGTATCACTTGGGTATAAAAAAATTACTATCACGCTACAGGGAAACCGCCCTCTAGTTTTGAAAATTGGAGTAACTCCTTTTACTGATGAAGATAAGTATTCCTATGCAAATACAAGAGTTGGCAATCCTCTTTCGGTAGTTCGTGTTGATTCAAAATATCTAAAATTCAATGATTATAGTCCAGTGGTTGTTTCATCGGAAACTGTATATAACTTAGGGCGATTTAATACTTTTTTTCATAATAATACAGGTAAGCATATAGAAAAAGAGTATAATTTATACCTTGTAATAGATAAAAGTGACAAAGATGCTATAGAGTCCTCTGAAAAAATAACTGGCACGTACATCTCTGATATCGAACCAGATATATCCGATTCTCCTCATGAAGAGGGTAACATAACGGCATATCATAACGGCCATAATCTTCCAGTAAAAATAGTTGATATAGTCCAGGGAGAAATATATAAAGAAACTGGGTATAGGGTTGATCTAAAACCAGCAAGCACTGAATATGAAAAATATTTTGATCCAAACAGAAAGATGAGTTCTCTTGAGTTAGAAGGTGGGGTTTTGAGCATAGGAGCTGGCTGTTTTGACAAAACATTTGGCGAATGTCTTGAGTTGGCTACACAACAAATGGCAGCACGTTGCGATAAAGGTAAATATAGCGATGACGAATGCTATTCAGGAGCAAAGAATATAGTTGTCATGCTGTTTGCTATCAACCGACTAGCTTCAGCACGTAAGTTACCAAGAAAACAGCGTGATAAAGAGATTAATTTTGGATTATTCGTCGCTACTCTTAGTAAATATGAGCAGAAGAGTAATAAACCGTATGGTGTAATATATGAAAAGACGGTTGAGATCTTAGAATCATTTATTAATTCATTATCAGAAGATGATACGAAACTTTTGAATCCTACTGCGGAGTATGTACTTTCACTCTCTGAATCAGAAAAAGCTGCGTATCTTTTTAGCACTCTAGCACTTGGTGCAACTGCATTAATCGAATATACGAAACATTTATGTAGAAATGTAGACTGTATTGATATTGCAAATAATGATATTTCAAGAGAAAAAAAAGATACTATTTTAAAAGAAAAAAAAGAAATGGATCCCTCTTACTACCGAAAGCCTAAAAAAAAATATTCTAGCGATACGGATATTTTTGAAAATGATGTTGTTGATATAAGAAGAAATGGCCTTCATCATAAAAAATGGATATTATATTATGTTACTTGTTTAAATGGATATTCAGAAAATATATATTACAATACACAAAGACGTTGTTGGATGAAAAAATCCTCTATGTTATGCGATTATTCCTCAGACGTTGGCGCGTTAAAACGTTCAGCGAAAACCATGTGTAATCTTAATTGAATTTTTTCAAGAGATACAAAAAAAGGGGTGCTAGATTTTTATTTTCTAACACCCCCTTTTATTTCTGTCGGTTCAGATCAAATCCAAGCTGTAAATAATCTCAATCAACAACCTCACGTACTGCTTGACATAAATCGGGTAAATCGGGGACAGACCGAAAGCGCCGGGATAAACCGGCATAGAGTAGGGGATGAAAGAGCCCTACATAAAAGGAGAAGCTGCTCCATTATGGCCCCGAGTCATGCGTCGGTACTCCGCGAGGATGCGGCGAAGCGTTGACAGGGGAAGCGTAGGCCAGCCATTGAGCTCCGAAATCACCACAATCAGGGTGCCGACCGCGTGGTTTGGTTGGGAAGGCAACACGGGAAGCGGCGTAAATCAGCCAGCCACTCCCCGGCCCTGCGGAGTCCGAGAACCTGTGCATGCGTGGACACTCTATGTTCGAGAACCGGGAGATCTCAGAGACCTCCGGCAGAGAAGAAGCCGGAGCGGTTGGAGAAGGCCTGTGGCTATACTTCCAACATGTACGTCACTGAGAAGTCAGACACCAACATAGTACCTGAGAAGGAGCCGAACAATGCTGTTTTATCCCAAGACAGTAGCGGAGGTTCTGGAGGGAAGGGCGGTGACCAAGGGGAATTCTGAGGAGAACGCCTGCGACCTGTACCCAGAGACAGGAGCAAACATTGTGTGGACTTGACAGGATACGTGTAGTAGCAAATGAACCAGCGACTACGCGTCACTTAACCCGAGGTAGGAGCCGTATGAGGTAATTCCTCACGTACGGATCTGTGCGGGGGGTGCCGGGTAACCGGTATCCCTACCGCGATACGTTTTCGTTTTTTTATTCGACCGGGAACTCCAGCAGGATTACCTTCTTACCTGAACTTTCACGCATTCAACCGGAAGATGCTGGAAATGTTTATCAAGAGCGAGAACAGCCATCGACAGAGCTTCCAAGCAGACTCAAAGCATTTTCCAAGGATTCAGTATTGCCTGATGACTCGGGGAAAAATCCCCTTCATTTCGTGTCACGACAGTCATCTGGTATACTGATGCCGTGGCGGCGATGTACCCGTCAATAATCGACATCCTTTGTCCTGAATCCTCCGCCCGCGCCTGCATAATCCCCCATGCTTCAGCCACAGCACGATCAACAGGAAGAATCCGGTCACCGTAGTCCGCCAGCAGCGTCTCAAGCCACATCATCAGGTGGCTTTTCTTTTTTGACTCAGGTAGCCGCGTAATACCTCGTTTCAGCTCTCCTATTGTGAGGGAACTCAGAAACAGGCGGTCCGCAGGAGTCTGGGCAAGCCAGTCAGTCACCGCCGTATTTGGTCGAGGTTTGACCAGCTCGGAGATCACGCATGTGTCCAGCAGATAGTTCATAAATCAAGTTCCCTCGGATATTCATGCTGCCTCTCAAACAGATCGGCATTATTGCCGATTTTTGGAGCACTTAACAGAAAGTCGGTAAACGAGGGCTTCTGCGAGGTCAATTTCTCATAATCACGGACCGACAGTACAACGACGGTATCAACACCTCTCCGCTTAACATATTGCGGCCCGTGCGTGAGTGCTTCGTTGACCACTTGACTGAATTTATTTTTGGCATCCTGAAGTGCCCAAGTTGTTCTTCTTATCATATATGGTTCTCCTTGCAGTTATTTCTTTTTAGCACCTTTCACCTAGACAGTCTAGCTGTGTTTTAGGGTATCCGTCAAGATTTTTCGGGCTTGGTTCTAACTTCGGCCATTGTGCAAAAACAACCTGTGCCTCTACGGATATTCTGCTAATTTTGTGATCTTATTTGCGCATCAAATGTCAGTCGTAAATTAATTGGCCGAACTTAGAACCAAGCCCTATTTTTCTTACTAATCCAATTTTTGTGAATTTGGGACAGACCATGTTTTCGTTTTTTATCCAACCGGATACGCCACCATATTCCGGCAGGATTACTTTTCCTCCTGAATCTTCACACATTCTCAACCGAAACATGCTGTAAATGTTTAGTTAGTGTGAGGCAGCCATTTTGTTATGCGGAGCAACAGTAACCAGGGCATCTTTCAACGGAACAAGCCATTCAATCCCAAGCAGCCAATTCGTACTCTCTCCTGATCACCTGATCCTTTGTCAACAGCACAGCCTGATGAGTCGCCGCTGTGGCGGTAATGATCCTGTCAAACGGATCTCTTGTCCACGACATCCGCATTGCTTCCGTCATCACCCTGGCAAAAGATGAGCGACATTTTTGTAAGCCTATACTCTCTGCAAGTGAATCAAATATCACGGTGGGTTCAACAGTGATTCTCTTGATTTCAAACAAATACTGAAGTTCGAGCAGTACCAGCGGGGAAATCAGCAAATCGTTTTCCTCTATGAGCTGACCGGCTTCTTCGGAAAGCAGAGACAACTCACCGCTGTACAGCCAGACCACGACGTGAGTATCAAGGTAAATCATGCTTCCACTCATCCGACCAATCCATATGAACCAGAGATTCCGGACTTCCTTGTATACAGGCATGTTTTGTCAGTCGAGACAGCTTGGAAACCGGTTTTTTCGGGGTGATTTGTAGTCGCTGTCCCTTCCTTTCCACTTCCAGAGGTCTGCCTGATTGGAGTACCTTATCAAGAAGTTTGTAGATATTGCCCCGCAGGGCTGATGCGGTAATCGACATATTTTATCTCCTGAGATTTTGTTTACGTACGACTGTAGTATACAGTGTCGTTCGTTCGTTTGCAAACAGATCAATGGGGTCAGACTCGATTGATCCCGGAATTGAAATTGTGTTGCAAAAAGAGCATCCTGCTCCTTTATTTCTCGTCTTCACGTAACAGCCATCGGCACCCAATACCTTATTTTTTTTGGCTCTTCTTCCAGGCAACAAAATCAGGAAAGTGTCTTTCAATATGAACTTCGAGATACTGACTTATTCTTTTGTCTTGATGATTTTTTACCCAGCTCTCTAAGTCTGTTAAAAAACGATCTCGTTTAGGAGCTGGCTTTAAAAATTGAGTAACAATGAGAGCAACAACAACCAAAATAATTATTGTCGCTATTCCGCTGGTGGCATCATCCATATCTCTCCTCTATCTTTAGCTTTTACTACACCCCATTAAAACTAAATAACTGATAGGCCGTTTAATATTTTTTGTCAATGATTGGTTTTCCTGAGGATTTCTGAAGGAGAGTTGAGCATAAAGGATTTGGTTGGGAGAAAAGCAAAAAAGGCAGTTACCAGGAATGAGCAACTGCCAGGGAAAAATGTTGTTTTGCTCAATAACCGCTTCTTACGTATTGATCCTTATAGATATTGGACAATGATCGGAGAACACAGCGGTATCATCTTTATGGGTAAATCGGGGACACACCGGAGTATAAGCTTTGTGCTCTTAAGGTTGAGGTTGTGGGTTGACGAGCAAGTGAAAATGAGCGACTGACGGTTGCTTGATAGAATGTGACAAAGGGGCGTACCTTCGGGTTTGCCCCTTTTTTTATGTATTTGCAAAGGAGATTTTTTGTTATAGAGTATTTTTTGCTTTATCTTCACCAAACCCCCATCCCGGCGAGCCGGGACAACAAAGTCACCCGCCGGAGTAAGGTAACTCCGTGGGGTGGTAACCTTAAAGATGAAAATGGAGGATGGATTATGGGTGATGAGGGAAAGGGGCACGCTCCGAAAGGCAACAGTAGAGAGCCAGCAAGAAAAACAAAGGATTGCTGGGACAAGGCAGACGTCATTTTCAAGTTTCTCGCTACTGCTTTAATAGTGTTATTCGGTTTTTTTGGTAATCAGCTTCTTCAGGAAAAACAAGATAAAGACAATAGTATAAAGCTGTACACCCAACTGCTCAGCAATAAAGAGGCTTCTGAAAACACTCTTCGGAAAGATATGTTCAACGATATTCTTCACTCATTTCTTCAAACAAAGAAAGATGAAGACAAGGATTCGCTCACAAGAATACAGGAAATGCGTTTGAGTCTTGAATTGTTGGCAAGGAATTTCCACGAGTCTCTTGACATGAAGCCGCTTTTCAATCATTTACTTATGGAGCTCATCCGTCCTCGAAGGAAATTAAAGCATTTTGCCAGAGATCTGGAAAAGTGCTTGGAGGCAAAAGGAGGTGAACAGAAAAAAAACTACGATCATGCCAAGTATGAGTCTCAAGAAATAAAAGAAATCATAGAAAATGATAGGATGGAAATTAAAGAAGCCGAGTTTAGCAAGAATGAAATAATAAAGAAAAAGAAAATGCTCGATAGAATGCTTAAATATTACGACAGAGAGCGGGACTCACTTATAAAAATTGCTCAAAGAGTGACCCGGAAGCAGCGTGAGGTTCTTGAGGATGTAGCTGGGAAGCTGAGTCTGACGATTACATTAAAAGGGGATGAAAAAGATGATATCTGTACGGCGTACAGTCCGTTGGCTTGGCTTCCTAAGGAAGAGAGCACCTGCATTTCCCAAAAAAATAGCGATGAAAAGAATGAAGATTATGTCATCTCTGGAGTATCCACGCCAGGTACCTTACTTACATTCAAAGACGCTGAAGGGAACGATGATGAAGCCTCTTCACGTTATTTTTTGATGAGTGTTCGGTATATCTATCCGAGGTGGAAACAAGTTTATGTCGAAATTCTGACCTGCCCTGTGGGGAAGGACGAAAGAATGACGGAAGGAGAATGCAGAAAATCAGCGTATAAAGAAACAGGACGTTTTTGGCTTGAGTATTTTGATTTTCCCCTAATAGATAATACCTATATCAATAGTATGCAGCGATATTCCGTAATTCTCGAAGGCTTTGAAGCTGATAAGGATGGAGAGGATGAAAAGGCCAAAATCACCTTGCTCTATTATCCTGCTTCGTACGCGGGGCTGAAAGAGAAATCTTTTTATAATAACAAGATGATGAGAAGTCTTTTGAAATCAAATTTGTTTTCGGAAGTAGACAGCGTGAAAAGGTAACTAACACTAGAGAGAGCAATATGACACGATTTACAACAGGGTTACACAGGGGAAAAATATTGGCCATAGTAATGATGTTCATGATTTTTTCGGTAATGTTTATTTGCCAGCCAGAGGCTAAACCCCTTCTCATGGGTGGATATATTGGTCTGTCCACGGGGTCATGCAACTATGAGTTCGATGTTTCTGGTGAAAAAGTTGACGGCGATACCAGTTCCTACGGCATTGGTTTTGCGCTGGATACAGACACTACCTACCAATCATCCTTTAACTATCGCTTGAATGTGGGGTTTAAAGGCTGGGCTGGGGTAGTCGAAGACGAGTTTGGTACGAATTTGCCAGGAATTAGCCTTGAAAATATTTTCGGTTTCGCAATCGTTCGGAGACCGGATTATCGTTGGTGGGCTGGTCCTCTTTTCTCGATCGGCATCAGTACAGGGTTTGGTGACGAATTCTACGACGACTCAGGCATCTGGTACGAAGAAGAATATTCGTTTTTTAATCTTGGTCTCGGAGTAGTGACGGGTATAAATTTTAAAATCAGTAGCTATGCTACGCTTTCCTCATCCATAGGAGTGCGTTTCGTCAGAGGAGAAGGGAGTGTGTCGATATATGAGAAAAGAAATGAATATGGAACCCGACCTGATGGCCAAAGTGAAGATATGACAGCAGAGTATGGAGAATTATTCGCAAATATAGCAGTGTTATTTTGATTTATGGCATATTCTAGCATAGCCTTGGTTTAATGTCTGGTGTTTGCCGAACATTGAGAAAAAAGGGCGAACCTTCGGGTTCGCCCTTTTTTTATTTATTTGATCGATTGCTCGTCGTTTTTTCTAGCAAGATGAGCCTGGATTTTTAATGAGATTGATATGTAACGAGATAACAGGGTCCCACGTTGTCGTATTTTGTTGACTTTTCAATTTTGACATGTTTCCTTAGAACGTCTTGAAAAGGTTAGGATAAAAAAGTGACCTTTTATGTGTCCGAAGATCTTTAACCTAGTCGTTCAATTTTAATTGTAATCAGTGAGGAGGAGATGAAGCATGGTGAAATTAATGAGAGGTTCTTTGTTTTATGTGATAATGCTGTGTGCTGTACTTGTCAGCACCGCAGAGTCTGCAACATTGATGTATGTAGCAAATGAGGGGGACAATACGGTCACGGTGGTTAATCTGGAGACAGAGAAAATTGTCACAGAAATCCCTACAGGTGAAGGCAGTACGCCGCATGCCATTGTTTTCGCCAAGGGGAAAGCCTATGTGAACAACAGGGGTTCTGAGTATCTCACCGTCATTGACACGGAAGCCCTTGAGGTCAGAGGCGAAATTCCCTTGGAAGCGATCTCTTTTCAGCTTGCCCTTTCTCCTGACGGAGAAACCATTGCGGTTTCCTATAAAAATGCGCTCAAGGTCTCTTTTGTGGATGTGGCCACAGATACTGTATCCACACTCCACCTCGCTGACCCGCCAGTAGGGGGATTTCTTGAAAAGCCAATGAAGCATCCCCATTGGTCGAAAGATGGTACCCAGCTTTATGTTCAGAATAATATTGATAACCACCTTGTAAAGTGGACCCCACAGTCAACACAAAAATTGGCATAATTTAAGATAGATTTCGAACTGACAATGACCTCTCTTATCTGATGATTTCCCCCCTGTATCTGCTTGAGTGTGTCGCATTAGCAATAATGAATATATTCAGGGACTCTGTACCCCAAAGACTGATGGGGGCGTTGGGTATTGTAAAATGAAAAATATTCCTCCAGACCGTGGTATAACTCCTTGCCGTTTCGATAGTCCTTCAGGTAGATGCTTTCATATTTTACTGTACGCCAAAAACGCTCGACAAAAATATTATCCAGTGCCCGACCCTTGCCGTCCATGCTGATTTTTACATCAACATCTGTCAGACGTTTTGTGAATTTTTTGCTTGTGAACTGTACCCCCTGATCGGTATTAAAAATATCGGGTAATCCCTGACTTAATGCCTCATCAAGGGCCTCAATACAAAAATCGTTATCGAGCGTATTGGATATGCGCCAGCTGAGAATGTATCGGCTGTACCAATCAATAACTGCCGTCAGGTACATGAAACCGTCCTGCATCGGAATATATGTGATATCAGTACTCCAAACCTGATTGGGACGATCAATCAAGATGTTCCTCAAAAGGTACGGATAAACCTTATGTTCGCTATTCCTTTGGCTTAGCTTCGGTTTCGGATAAATCGCCTCAATCCCCATAAGGCGCATCAACCTTTGAACCCGTTTTCTGTTTACATGAAAAGAACGCCGCTCCAGTTCGATGACCATCCGTCTGCTTCCGTAAAAAGGGAAGTTGGTGTAGATCTCGTCAATAATTCGCATCAATTTGAGGTTCAATTCACTCTCGACCGCAGGCTTATAGTAATAGCGGGATCGACTGATGCCGAGCAGGTCACATTGCCTCTGGATGCTGATCGACTTGTGCTTAGGATCAATTAAATCAAGTGGATCCGAACATGACTCAGACTTTTTTTAAGCCAGTCCAACTCCATTTTCAGGCGCCCGACCTCTTCATATAAACGATTTTCAACCTTACGGGAGTCCTCTTTTGCCTTACTACGTTTTCTACTGAATATTTCGGGAACCCCTTCTTTTAGCTGCTTTTTCCAGAGGCTTATCTGGTTTGGTTGAATCTCATACTGGGACGCCAACGCATTAATTGGCTTCAACTCTTTCAATGCTTCGAGTGCAACTTTTCCTTTGAAGGCAGCTGAGTGGACTCTTCTTTTTTGTGACATGCTTATGCTCTCCGGTAGTGGCTGTATGGATTTTAAACTCGTTGCCGAGCGATCAAAATACATTCACCCTTTTTAGAAAAAAATCTACCTTAAATAGCTGTCCTAAAAGATGGGTCCATTATAGGCTGTACTGGTACCAAAGCAGAGGAAGGAGGCTGAGAACGGAAAATAGGCTGTAGAGCAGCCGGTAGGCCCCGAGTAGCATGCCACCTTTTTTGCGGATCCGTTCGTTGATCCCACCGGTGATGAGCAGACTGTGCAGGGTACACCAGAGTATCCAGCCAAAAATCAGCATGCCTGATCTCCTTTGCAGCTCAAAGGCATCTTTTCATCTGGATGTCCGTAATTCCGCTCCATTGCTCCGGGGGATTTTTTGCCATTCGGGCGCAGCGTTCACTATAGACCTGGTAAAGGCGTTCATGGGGATATTTCTTTTTTAAGGCCTGGAAGGCTTGAGATGCTTGGGCAAACGCACCTGCATTATAGAGATCAAGGACCGCATAATAGGCACGCACCTCCTGAAGGGTCTCAGGCGTCTGATCTTTGCGCAATCCCGTCAACTGATACAAGGTCACCGGGGTTGTTTTGCCAACGGCCCGGACTGTATCAATCTGGCGGAAAAAGAAGTCGCTTTCTTTGAGAATTGCATAGACTGCATCACTGACCAGAATATCAACCCCATAGAGCCTGGTTAGCCCTTCAATTCGAGAGGCGAGGTTGACGGCATCGCCCATAATTGTGTAATCAAACCGTTGCTGCGAGCCCATATTGCCGACCCGGGCCACTCCGCAATGAATACCCACGCCTATCCGGACTTCTGGGAGCTTTCTCTGGCTCCATGATTTATTGAGTTCCTCCAGATTATTGAGCATGGCCAGGGCGCATTCGCAGGTATTGAAAACATGGTTGGGCGTATCCAGGGGAGCGTTCCAAAAGGCCATGATGGCATCGCCGATAAATTTATCCACAGTGCCCCGCCGTTCCATAATAGCCTCTGTCATAGGCGTGAGGTACTCATTGAGAAAGACGCAGAGGTCATCTGGTGACATCATTTCTGCCATTGAGGTAAAGCGGCGGATGTCGGAGAAAAGAATACTCAGCTCCCGTTCTTCCCCATCCAGGACAAGATCATCCTGGTTTTTGAGCAGCTCTTTGACTACTTCTGGAGAGAGATAATGAGAAAAAGTGGAGCGCAGTCGGCGTATTTTTTTCTCTCCGGTGATAAAGCTATAAAAGGTAAGCACCGTGAACAGGAGCCAGGTGGCCATCAAAGGGTAAACCATGTCAATTTGAAGATGGTAATACCGCATGCACCAGTAAGAAAAGGCAGATACCCCGAGAGAAAGGAGCAGGACGAGCAAAGCGCCTTTGGCCGCATCCATTCGTGACAAGACCAGGATTAAGAGGAGGCTTATGCAGCAGATATAGAGCAGTTCGGCTCCCTTGGCCCATTCGGGACGACGAAGGAAATTTCTACTCAGAATGGTATTCAGCGCATGTCCGTGCAGCTCAACGCCGGGAAAAACTCGATCTGTGGGCACAGCCCGAAGATCAAAAAGACCAGGGGCAGAGGTCCCTATCAGTACATAGGCATTGCGGAAAAATTCTGCATCAAATTGTCCTGATAAAATTTTATGGGCTGAAACATAGGGTAGCGTGCGGGCCGGGCCGCTGAAATTGACAATGAGCTCGCCGTTCATATTTGTGGGAATTCGGTACCCCCCTGTCTGAACAGCACGGATACCGTTCTGGTCCGTTTCCAACGCAATGGTCTCTTCACCTGTGGCAGCCTGCAACATAGTCAGGACTAAGCTGGGAAAGACCTCATTTCTATAATTAACCACCAAGGGGATGTTGCGAATAATGGA from Candidatus Electrothrix communis encodes the following:
- a CDS encoding molybdopterin dinucleotide binding domain-containing protein, giving the protein MLFTTGRHYARYNFSNMTGKTEEIDDIAPEALAEVNPVDAERMGINSGDMLRLASRRGTVDIKAEITERSQPGTIFTTYNYEETPVNFLTLDALDRLSRTPEYKLCAIKIEVLG
- a CDS encoding type II toxin-antitoxin system VapC family toxin, producing MNYLLDTCVISELVKPRPNTAVTDWLAQTPADRLFLSSLTIGELKRGITRLPESKKKSHLMMWLETLLADYGDRILPVDRAVAEAWGIMQARAEDSGQRMSIIDGYIAATASVYQMTVVTRNEGDFSPSHQAILNPWKML
- a CDS encoding type II toxin-antitoxin system Phd/YefM family antitoxin, with product MIRRTTWALQDAKNKFSQVVNEALTHGPQYVKRRGVDTVVVLSVRDYEKLTSQKPSFTDFLLSAPKIGNNADLFERQHEYPRELDL
- a CDS encoding PIN domain-containing protein, yielding MIYLDTHVVVWLYSGELSLLSEEAGQLIEENDLLISPLVLLELQYLFEIKRITVEPTVIFDSLAESIGLQKCRSSFARVMTEAMRMSWTRDPFDRIITATAATHQAVLLTKDQVIRREYELAAWD
- a CDS encoding adenylate/guanylate cyclase domain-containing protein, translated to MFSRLRKRCRISSLSVTGVLLTLFFILLSQYDPPLLHELRLKSFDFFLQNNPAPLYDPQVIIVDVDSESLEELGQWPWPRKRIAKLLKKITTAGPAVIGLDMIFAEPDSSSPHILGALDDIKNAPAAVREYLQDLPDYDRSLAQALEESPAPVVLGYVFTGSAKDKAQQQRKIPRIGNLLFYGHNPLPFLFPFNGIDSSLEMFERTAQGIGFLNIIPDIDSIIRNIPLVVNYRNEVFPSLVLTMLQAATGEETIALETDQNGIRAVQTGGYRIPTNMNGELIVNFSGPARTLPYVSAHKILSGQFDAEFFRNAYVLIGTSAPGLFDLRAVPTDRVFPGVELHGHALNTILSRNFLRRPEWAKGAELLYICCISLLLILVLSRMDAAKGALLVLLLSLGVSAFSYWCMRYYHLQIDMVYPLMATWLLFTVLTFYSFITGEKKIRRLRSTFSHYLSPEVVKELLKNQDDLVLDGEERELSILFSDIRRFTSMAEMMSPDDLCVFLNEYLTPMTEAIMERRGTVDKFIGDAIMAFWNAPLDTPNHVFNTCECALAMLNNLEELNKSWSQRKLPEVRIGVGIHCGVARVGNMGSQQRFDYTIMGDAVNLASRIEGLTRLYGVDILVSDAVYAILKESDFFFRQIDTVRAVGKTTPVTLYQLTGLRKDQTPETLQEVRAYYAVLDLYNAGAFAQASQAFQALKKKYPHERLYQVYSERCARMAKNPPEQWSGITDIQMKRCL